One Desmodus rotundus isolate HL8 chromosome 4, HLdesRot8A.1, whole genome shotgun sequence DNA segment encodes these proteins:
- the LOC128780756 gene encoding collagen alpha-1(XXV) chain-like, whose protein sequence is MGDPGVPGEKGGIGLPGLPGANGVKGEKGDSGLPGPQGPSIIGPPGPPGPHGPPGPMGPHGLPGPKGEPGLNGVKGLKGEPGQKGDRGPLGLPGASGLDGKPGARGTDGPMGPHGPAGPKGERGEKGAVGEPGPRGPYGLPGKDGEPGLDGFPGPRGEKGDLGEKGEKGFRGIKGEKGEPGQPGLDGLDAPCQLVQYFSFLPPCMQFLCLLHIHLYRCKVVLLDQALHDKHTTCMCMNSSFSNSAK, encoded by the exons ATGGGTGACCCGGGTGTGCCAGGTGAAAAAGGAGGAATCGGACTTCCTGGATTACCG GGTGCCAATGgagtgaaaggagagaaaggagactcCGGATTGCCAGGTCCTCAGGGCCCTTCC ATCATAGGCCCACCAGGCCCTCCAGGTCCCCACGGCCCACCCGGCCCCATG ggACCCCACGGACTTCCTGGACCAAAG GGCGAACCAGGGTTAAATGGTGTTAAAGGATTGAAGGGTGAACCAGGTCAAAAGGGTGACAGAGGACCCCTTGGTCTTCCA GGAGCATCTGGCTTAGACGGAAAGCCAGGAGCCCGG gGTACAGATGGCCCTATGGGACCCCATGGCCCTGCAGGTCCCAAAGGAGAAAGA GGTGAAAAAGGAGCTGTGGGGGAGCCGGGACCCAGAGGACCCTATGGTCTGCCT GGGAAAGATGGAGAGCCTGGTCTTGAT GGCTTCCCTGGACCACGCGGCGAGAAGGGTGATctaggagaaaagggagaaaag GGATTCCGTGGCattaagggggaaaaaggggagccAGGCCAGCCTGGCCTGGATGGGCTGGATGCCCCTTGCCAATTGGTacagtatttctctttcctaCCTCCCTGCATGCAGTTCCTTTGTTTATTACATATTCATCTCTATCGGTGTAAAGTGGTGCTTCTGGACCAAGCTTTACATGATAAACACACTACATGCATGTGCATGAATAGCTCCTTCAGCAACTCTGCCAAGTGA